The Poriferisphaera corsica DNA segment TTGCGCATTCACTTTTTCAGTTGAATGAATCAGGGCAGGTGATTACGTTTGCCCGTGAGGAGAATGATCCGGGGTTTAATGGTGAGTACAAGAGCCGCGAATCGGTTTTATCGGGTGGTTTGGATGGGACGCAGGTGTTGTTTGACTCTCAATCGGTGGATGAAGCTTGGGAGTTTAACTTTGCTGATTCGTCTTATCGTGAAGCTATATATGCGAATGAACATGGTGATGTGATTGCATTCAGTGATGGTTTTGGTTTTACTGATCCAATTTTTTATAGCGGCTCTGATCAAAGTATTGTGTCATTTGTTAATCAAGGTGAGGCCATGCCGGGCTATGGTGAGGGGTCTTATCTACAAGGTCTGATGAAGCCGATGCGGAGTGGCGTGATCAATGATAACGGGACGGTACATTGTGTACTGCGTGTAAAAGATCCAGATAGTCCAGGCACAGTAAATCTTGGTTTATTTGAGTATAAGAATGATCAGTTACGACTAATTGAAAAATCTGGGAATGGTGGAGAGCATCGTTATACATGGAGTATGACGATCATCGATTCCAATAATAATGATACGCTTGTGTATGCGGGGCAAAGTAATTCGATCGTTGGGTATGAGTTTAATATGATGCGGGGTGGTGAGGTGAAGAGCATGTACATGACAAATGATCATGCTGCGGGGATGAGTGAGGATTGGAAGTATGGCGTGAATGGCCCTGATTTTTTTACTGATGAACAGGATCATTTTCGATTGAATGAGAACGATATTGCTGCGATGGTCATACAGATTCGTGAGAATGAAGATGATCCGATCAATGCGATCTATACATACTTTGAAGATGAGATGCAGTTGGTGGTGCATGAGGGGATGGATTTTGAAGTGATGACGGACGAGGGATTGGAAACGCGAGTGATTGAGCGGATTAATGCGTCGGTGTTTGATTTGAACAATCAGAATATGCTGGCGTTTGGGTTGGAGTTTGAGGATGGTAGCTCGGGGATTTTTACGACGATGGTGCCTGAGCCGATGAGTGGGGCGATTGTGCTGGGGGCTGGGTTAATGGGGTTGGTAAGACGTAAACGTGTTGGGTAATTATTTTAGAAATGTAAGAAATGTTAGGGATAAGGCTGCTCGTAAGGGGCGGCCTTATCTATTTTAACTTTTGAGGTTATGTGTATTTTATGATCGTTTAGGCGAGGCTGATCTCGTAGAATGGTGGCTCATGAATCATTGATCAATTTTAAATATAGAGATTCACCGGGAGTGAGCAGATGCTTATTAATATGAGAATGAAGATGGCGGGCTTGGCGATGGTTGCGGGTGTTGGGATGGTTAGTTTGGCTAATGGGAGCGTGTTTGATACGGTTGTGATGAGTGGTGAGGTTGGTGTTGGTGATAAAACATATGAGAGTTTTAATCGGGTTGATATTAATAATCATGGCCAAATCGTGTTTCAAACGGTGATGGACGATGATAATCAATCTGATGATTTGAAGACATATGCCAATTATTATGTGGGTGCGGATCGTAATTGTGCTGTGATTGACTCGCTTGTGTCGGGTGATGTGTGGGAGGTGGGTAGTTATAAATATGGATATGCGTTGGCTTCGCCGATGTATCGTACGCAGATCAATGATCGTGGTGATATTGCGTATGTGAAGATGTTGGAGCCGTGGCCGTCTCATACTATTTATGAAGAAGAACGAGGTGATTTTGAGCTTGTTCGTGTTGGTGTCGGTGATGTGAACCAAAAGGAGGTGTTGGCGAAGAGTGGTGAGGCGACGGGTGGTGTGATGCCAGACCCATTTAATCAGGGGGCCGCAGCGGCGCACTATTACAAGTTTTCTGCTGCGGATTATTTTGAATTGAAAGAAAGCGGGTTGATCGGTTTTTCAAGTGGCGTGAGTAAGCAGGGGGAAGGAGATACAGAGGATCTGGTTGCGCTGTTTACGATTCAGGGAGGCGGTGTGAATGAAGTGTTTATGGAGGGTAAAGAAGGGATTGGGGGGCCGTTCTGGGCGAATATATATGATCAATATAAGTTTAATGTGAACGGGGCTGGGGATGCGATGTTTGTCCATGATTCAGGGGTGCCAGGAACATACAACGGGTCGTTAGCGTTTTACGATTCGGCAACGGGCATGACGACGGAGCTAACAAAGGGTGAAGCGCTTGCGCCTGGGCATGATGATGGGTCGTATTATTCCTCGATCGGTAAGATTGCAACGGGGATGTTGATGAATGATAACGGGGTGGGGGTTTTTGAGGCGTATTTGAAGGTTGATGGAAAATCATCTCGTCAAGCGTTGTATCGTTTGGAAGAAGGCGAAGTGACACTGATTGCAACGTCTGATTTTAATTTTGATGATGAGGGAGAAGAGTTTGGTTTGGTCTATTCGCCGGATGCATTGAACAATCGGAATGAGTATTTGTTTAGGGCGTGGGAGAGTATGGATAAGCCGTTTCATCAGTTGTATTTTGGGAGTGATGATGGGATCGAGGCGGTTTACAGGTCGGGCGATTTGGCGGTAGGTTTTGAATCAGAAGATTATCGTTATGTTGGCACAGCATTTGATTTGATATGGCGTGATCAAGAGCAAATACAGTTGAATGAGCAGGGGGTTGCAACGTTTATTGTTGCATTAGATAAAGAGGGTGTTGGTGGAAAAACTGCGTTGTATTCACGTGGTATAGATGGGGCTCTGGATTTGATTGCCCATACAGGTGAGGAAATTGAGGTGATGGTGGATGGACAGTTAGTCATGAAAACAATCAAAGCATTTGATCATGATTTATTTGATCTGAATGATGAGAATGTACTGGCATTTGGGTTGGAGTTTATGGATGGCAGTTCGGGGCTGTTTACGACGATGGTACCTGAGCCGATGAGCGGTGTGGTGCTGAGTGTGATGGGGATGTGTGGTTTGATGCGGCGGCGAATTGGATGATGGGTGACGCTGGGTAGATATGATTGATATTGAGACTGCAAGCGTTAGGTTTGCAGTCTTTTTTTGCGCCTAACATGAAATGAAACTGATTAGGTGGCAGTTGAGACTATGAGGTTGAGGAGGGGGTCTAAGGAGTGGGTTGTCGGTTGATGCCATTGTGAAGTTGGGACGTGTTATACGTATAGGGGGAAAGTGGCTAAAATGTATGGTGATGGTTGGGTGTTTAGCGGGATTGATACAAAAGACATGCTGCGGCAGTAAGAGCTGATTGCAGTGGATGAATAGAGGAGTTTTGATATGCATATGAAGGCGTCGGATCACGATCATGGGCCGAAGACGGTGAAGGTGAAATTTTTGCTTGAAGATCCTGAAGGGTTGACAGGAGATGGTGGTAAAGAAGAGGTCGAGTGCAAGGGAGCGATTGGCGAGAATATCTTGGAGATCGCGTTGGAGAACGGCATTAACATTGAACATGCTTGTGGAGGTGTGTGTGCGTGCTCGACGTGTCACATCTATTTGGAGGAGGGGGAGAACGCATGTAACGAGCCAGAGGATGATGAGCTTGATCGAGTTGAAGAAGCTCCGGGAATTCAGATGAACTCGCGATTATCGTGTCAGACGGTGATTGAGAGTGAGGAGCCGATTGTTGTGAAGATACCGGCGTGGAATCGTAATGCGGTGAAGGAAGTGCCGCATTAGGTTTTATGAATAGAAAATTATGCTGAAATAACCTGCGTAAAGCAGGTTTTTTTATTGAAAAGGTGATGAGCATCGAGGCAAAATTAGACTGATTAAGCTTTCATTTGGTGAAATATAACTAACAATAAAAGCATGTACTTAGCTGAAAAATCGAGGCAATATGACCAGATGCCTAGCGATTCGTAAGTACGAAAAATCTATCGAATATGCATTGACTTGATTGTTAGGTGTTTTTAGAATTCATGATTGCAATAGTTGCTCAAAATGTGCCTTATTAAAAGGCAAAAGTGTATTTAGCAACAAGGCAAATTTAGTGATTAAGAAAACTATATTATTTCTACTTGTCATTTAGATCTAGGGTGCATGTTTCACCTCTTCTCAATATTCGATTTTGTTCAATAAAGGAATTGTCATGTCAAGGGAATCAAGAAATGGTGTCTGGGATGGTTTCACGTTAATTGAATTGCTTGTTGTAATTTCAATTATAGCATTGCTGATTGGTATACTGCTGCCTGCTTTGGGGGCGGCGAGAAAAACGGCGATGGCGGTAAAATGCAACAGCATGTTACGGCAATTTAATACGGGGAATTATATGTATGCGACAGATAGTGATGGATGGAAAGTGCCTACGCATGCGCCATGGGATACATCTAATCAGTTGCGATGGATTATCAACAAATCCTTTTCGTCATATGTTGCATCTGCGGCTGATTATAAGTCGACGGGTAGTGAAGGTTGGACTGCAGAGTATTTTTGTCCGGAAGCAACCTCGGCGATTGAGGGCGATAATTACTGGGATGAGCCATCTATCTATTTTTCATATACGATGAATGCATCAGACTGGCATTGGTATAACGCGTTAGGAAAAATGGATGAATATCCGCATTCGAGTGGTAGTTGGAAAGGTGCATTTAGGATGTCAAGTGTGAAAGTGCCGACGGAAGTCATTTTTATGGCAGATGGTTTCTCGGATGCTTTTGTTTCGCCTGCGGAGGATCGATATGTTAGTGAAACGTATCATAGTTGGTCATCTAGTAAGGGGGCGCAGTTGGCGGATCAGGCTAAGGGTTCAGGAACGATTGGGTATCGGCACCCAGGTAACTCGGCTAATCTCGCGTTTTTAGATGGGCATAATGAAAGCATGTCGGTCGAGGTGTTGGCAGAAGATTATAAGAAATATTTTTATGATATTGATCAGCGTAAGACAGCCCCGGATTCGATTGGGCGTAATGTTCCACATCCGAGGCCATAGCTTATGGTATGGAAAAGGCCGAGCTATGCTCGGCCTTTTAAAGCACTTGTTATGTAGATGATTTAATAGTTAAGTGGGTCGGGCAAAATTTTATTGTATTTACCATCGATGTAATATTTTGTCCATTCATTTTGCTCTCCAGCCGACTCGTAACCGTTCATTTGATCTTGCTTTATTGATTCGGTGTGCCCGTCCATGAAGACTGAGTTTGCGGATTTTGAGGGGTGACGAAATGCGATATTACCGTTATAACGCCAACCATTTTCAGGATGTTCGTCGGTGCCTTTGTAATTACGATGAGCGCCAAAATTGTAGTTATCTTGTAAGCCATCAGCAAAATGTGAAACATCTGTTGGTGTTGTAAGCGAAGATAAGCGATACATCCCGCGAATAAGGTTGCTATGAGCATAAGGTTCTGTTACCCAGCTTTGATTATATAAAACCCAATCAGACGAGTTTGCAGAATATGATCTGGGCATACCATTGAGATTGCCGCTGGAATTACGTTCAAAAGCAAGTGATGCGTCGGGGCAAAAGAATTCGGGTGTCCATGCATGCCAACCGTTTACATCCTTAACTTCATTCGCGACATATTGAGCAAAGGGGATGTTGTCCCACCATGGATCGGTTTCCGCAGCAGATGTAGCCCCAGCGGCCCAAGCTGGAACGACGTAATCATCGAAGTCATTCGCATAAAGGTATACGGCTAAGCCAAATTGTTTGAGCATACTGCTGCATTTGATTGATTTGGCTGTTGAGCGAGCGGCGCCTAGAGCTGGGAGTAGGATGCCGATAAGGAGGGCAATAATAGATATGACGACGAGAAGTTCGATGAGCGTGAAAGCGAAACGATTTCTATAATCAACTGATCTTGGAAACATTGGAATTTGTCCTCATGAAAGAAGTGATTTTCAATCAAAATCAACTTTGATAAGACCGGAAGTTTGCTTTGAAGAAGAAAATGCTTTTTTTAATTTGATATCTAAACAGTGAGCAAATGTTGCTCTAGATTATCTTGCCATGTTTCACAAGTAGTGTCAATGGGTATTGGTTATGAAAACACATCGTTTTTGGCCGTAAAAGATGCTCTTTTGCCTATTAGGCATCTATAAAATGTTTGTAATGAAAAGTGTTATATAGTGTGTTGTATTGAATATGCTTAGTTGGAAATTTATGAAGAAATTCTAACAAGACGTTTATTTTGCGAAACGCGGCTTTTGGATTTGTAGATCGCTGAGGTAGGTACGGAAATTTACGACATAATCGCCGCGCGTGATGTTGCCAACATATTCGTCGTAGAAAACAGCGTAGAGTGATTCATTGGCGTGACGATATGCGACAGCAGTGCTGTGCGTTGCGTGATCTGATTCATCCCCTTCAGGTTGAAATTTATCGGTAAAAGTCAAAATAAAGCAATAATTGCACGATTGTGCGCCAGAAGGCATATATCTAGCGATATTTAAAGAACTTAAAATATATCTTTGTTGGGCGATTGTTCATTTGATGGGGTGTCGCCTGTAATATGCACAAGTAGCTGGGCAAAGAGAGGGTTGATGGCCGGAGGTTTCTCGCTCCTCACTCCCCCCTCTCTATGTTTGATTACTTGTATATTGCTGAAGATGTGGGCGAGACCATGCTTTGATTGTTTACGCTAGAATGAGCGGTTATTGATGTTGAGTTATGAATGAAGAGAAATGGAGCGAAGCAGATGACTGTTGAGTTGCCGTATAAAATTGCGACCTTGTGCTATATGTTTGATGCTGAGGGGCGGGTTTTGTTATTGCATCGACGGCGGCCGCCGAATCAGGATTTGTATTCGCCGCCAGGGGGGAAATTGGAGAAGGCTGTCGGGGAGTCGCCAACGGCTTGTGCGCTACGAGAGATTCGGGAAGAGGTGGGGCTCGTATTAAAAGAGGACGATTTGCATCTGACGGGGATTGTTTCGGAAGCGGGTTTTGACGATCGGATGCACTGGTTGATGTTTTTATATGAGGTTAAAGGGGTGGTTGAGGTGGAGAGGACGACCTTTGATGAGGGAACGTTAGACTGGGTAAAATCTGATGAAATTGAGGGGTTGCCAATACCTTCGACTGATCGTGATGTGATTTGGCCACTTTTTTGGCAACATCGAGGTGGGTTTTTTATGGCACATATCAATTGCTATAAAGGTCGTACGGATTGGAGTTTAGAGCAATCAATAGTCGTCGGCTAGAAAAAAAGACATCTGGAATGTGGCAAGATTAAGCATTTCTTAATTGCAAAATTGCATAATGAGGTTAACCTGATTTTTTGATCAGCCCGTCCGGGCAATTAGGCAGATCATTTAAATAGTTGTGTATCGTCGCTAATAATATTAGTATAAACCCTAATTCCTTGGGGTCATTGCTAGATTATTGTGTTTTTATTGCTGGTCCGGTTTAAGTGATCTTGCTGGATATGGCGTGTTTTCCCTGATGGGATGGTCATGTAATTGGAGCGTCAACGTGTTTTCAAAGATTGGTGACGTAGCAAACGGGTGGGTTGTACCCTGGTTGACATCGCCGGTCGATTTTCTCGATCAGGTGAAAGAGCATCTGACTTGGGACTCGGTGGTGTTGGGGATTGTTGATGTCCGGACGGTGAAGCCAGACGCGATATTAGTTGCGGATGGTGTTTCAGGAGAAGCTTTAGCTAAGTGGAGTGAAGGCGCTCTGGTTGGTGATGAACTTTTCCGTGAAGCGAAGAAGAAGGGTGATGCGAGTGGAGAGATGGGTGAAGGCGGCGTGTTGCCGGTTGGTATGCACACGACAGTACAGATGTTGCCGGGCTCATTAGATGGGCAGGTGATGTGGTACCTAGCTGTTGGCCGCAAGGATCGTGCTTATGACGATGCTGAGGTGCAGGTTGCTGGGTTGTTGTTGCAGTTGATGAAGGTTGAATTTGCTCATGTTGCAGAATCAGAGATGGGGCGTCTGGTTTTGGATGGTGATAATCGGTTGTTGTTGGCGGATCCTCGTAGTGAGGTGAAGTTCAGGCAGCGGCCCGAATTACTTGAGCAGATTTGTGAGAAGTTGCCAGCGGTGATCAAGCAGCGGTGGGATGTGTTGGATGATGATCTGATGCATGACATTGTGCTTGATATGGAAGGCGTGGCGACTTGGATGCGTATCCGTAAGGGTGGTGTTGCGGGTAGCGGCCGAGGTCACTTGTATATTGAGACAAGGCCGGTTGGTGAAGGCGATGTGCCGGCGGTTGGTGTGCTGGAAGATGAGCGAATCGCGCAAGCGGTGGCTTACCTGTCAGACAACTTTGCGAAGAGTCCAAGTTTGAGTGAAGTGGCGGAGAGCGTTTATACGAGCCCGTTCCATTTTCATCGGTTGTTCTCACGCCAGGTTGGTTTAAGTCCGAAGCATTACTTGCTGCGTATGCAGTTGCAGATTGCGAAGTGGATGCTTCGTGCGACGCGCGTGCCAGTGGGTGAAGTGGCAACGGCGGCTGGATTTAGCAGTCACGGCCATTTTACAGCGACGTTCCACCGGTTGGTTGGGGTGAGCCCAACGCATTACCGTAGTGAAGCGTAAAGATTTTAATTAAGCGATAAAAAAGCCCGGCCAAATGGTCGGGCTTTTTATTTTGCTTATTCGGGTGCGATTGACTCTTTGTTCTACTCTTGCCCGTCGGGTTGATCGTTTTCGTGCTCAGCTTTGAGGTTGTCGAGGTGAGCTTGTGTGGTTTTGAGGAACAGTTGGAGGAGGATGGGTTGATTTGCATTTGAGTATGAAATGGCGGCGGTGATATCGGTTTGGTTCAGGCCATGTTGTTCGTTGCCTTGCGGGTTGTATGGATTGCCAAGGTTGTCAGTGTTGTCGGGGCCAGGATGATAGACGAGCAGGCCGTTGCTGGTGGTTCGGAGTTTGTAGTCGTTGGTTATCTGTTCGTCGATTTCGCCCGCAGCGTTTAATAGGTTGATTGACAAATGATTTGAGGTCAGGTTGGCCAAGTTTTGAGGTGGTTGTCTATTTGAGAGATAGAATCGGTATGAGGCAATTGCGAGCTGCGTTGTGGTTAGTTCGTATTCGATTTGATGGAAGGTTTTGATTGTTGCTTTATGAGCGGGGAGTAATGTGTTTGTGGCGATGTAGACGAAGGGTGCTTGCTGTATCAGTTTGCTGGCGTTGGGCAGGGTGTTTTTAGATGCAATGATGTCCTTCTTGATTGCGTCATAATATTGAATTGCGAAGAGTTTTTCTTTTTTGTTTAAGCCAAGGTGGTGCATGATCGGGTTGTTGGCATAGAAATTAATGCCCGCAAAGAGTGCTGATCGTTCACCCTGAAGCGTTTTAATCAATGTACTGTCGGCATTAATGGGTGTGAGGATCGTTTGTAGTTGTACGAGTTGCTGGTCATTAAAGAGGTGGGCGTTGATCGCACGTTGCGCTTCTTTGTTGAGCAGGCTGAGCAATGAAGTGCGTACGAGCTGGCCGATGAGGAAGGGCTCGTTTTCAAGTGTGTTTGCGAGTGAACGAATGGTAGTCAGTGTTTGCAGCGCATCGTTAGGTTGTTTTTCATGAACGGCGAGCCAGTGTGCAAGCTGGAGATGACGGGAAGTGTTTCTGATTTGCTGGAGATGATCTGCGGGCCCTAAGAGTGGGAATTGGAACTGAGTATCGCGGTAAAAGCAGCCGGTGAAGATGGGCGGGTTTAGTAGCTCGCTGAGATCTTCCTGAATAGAAGCGAGATATGTTTTTGTGTCATTGAGGACGATGAGAGGCGGGGTGAGGTTGAGGCGTGTGTACTCTGAAGGGGTTTCGGTGAAAAAGGGGATTTGAGGTGTGTCAGCTGAGGGCAGGCTGGGCATCATCATTTGTGTTGCTGCGGGGTTGAGTGGGCTGGTCGTGTCGAAGATTTCTGAGGCTACGGTGAGGGCGTCGAAGCGGGGTGTGTAGTAATCGGCGGCGTTGAGGCCGTTGATGGGCTTGGTGTATTGAGCTTGAATGTCTTGTAAGGTGATGAGCTCGCCATTGGCGCGGAGGCGAACGAATTCGGCAGTGAGTTTGTTATCGAGATGACGGTGCCAAAGGAAATAAGAGATGGTGAGGGTGATTAGGCTGAGCAGTATGGTGGTGGCGAGTATGACGAGAATGATTTTGAGGATACTGCGGCGAGGCCTTGGAGTGTTGAAGTGTTTATTAGATGAAGTGTTTTGCGGTATGGTTTGCGATGACATGCTCAGACTCCGGAAGGGTATGGCTTTAAAGGTATTGATATGATACTGCAGGTAGAAAAGGCTGTCGTGACAATTTAGCACTGGATTTATGCATGTTTGGGGGATGATTGGTGAAAAGTCTGGTGGAAGTAAGACGATTGGTTGAGGGTGCTGGGGCGCGTTAAGATATGGGTCTGTCCTGCAACGGGGCGGCGTTGCCTGTCTGCTTGTTTGTATTGATATGAATGATGAATGTCGCGGCTGATACTTTAAAGATTAAGGTAGAAGGCGGCGATGCTGTTGCATTGGGTTATTGATCCGGTGTGATAGTTCTAATCAGGTATTAGTAGGTCGAAAATATGCAGCAGTCAATCAAACCGAAGTTGTTTACGGTGATCCGTGAGTACAATCGTGAGCAATTTGCGAAGGATGTTGTGGCGGGTGTGCTGGTGGGGATCATTGCGATACCACTATCGATTGCGTTGGCGATTGCCTCGGGGGTTGGGCCGGAGATGGGGCTGTATACGGCTGCTGTTGCGGGATTTTTGATTTCGTTTTTTGGTGGAAGTCGGGTGCAGATTGGTGGGCCGACAGCGGCGTTTGTGCCGGTGGTTTATGGGGTGGTGCAGCAGTATGGTGTGGAGGGGTTGGCGGTGGCGGCGATCATGGCGGGAGGTTTATTGATCTTGATGGGGGTGCTGCGGTTAGGGGGGATGATCAAATATATTCCGTATCCTGTGGTGACCGGGTTTACAGCTGGGATTGCGGTGGCGATTGGTGTGAAGCAATTGAGGGATTTGATGGGGATGGAGATTGATCGATTGCCGGGCGATTTTGTGGGGATGTGTGAGGTGTATTGGGCGAATATGGATGGCGTTGATTGGGGGACGATTTTGGTGGGGTTGCTGTCTTTGATCGTGATTGTGTGCTGGGGCAGGTTGCCTTGGGGGTGGGTGAAGTACTTGCCGGGATCGCTCATTGCGATTGTGATGGCGACGGTTGGGGTAATGTTATTTAAGCTTGAAGGTGTGGCAACGATTGGGAGCCGGTTTAGCGGATTAGAAGGCGGGTTACCGCGATTGACTGTGCCGAGTGGGGTGGATTGGGTGATGGTGAAAGATCTGATCGGGCCGGCGGTGACGATTGCGGTTTTGGCGGGGGTTGAGAGTTTGCTGTCAGCGGTGGTGTCGGATGGGATGATCGGTGGGCATCA contains these protein-coding regions:
- a CDS encoding helix-turn-helix transcriptional regulator — encoded protein: MFSKIGDVANGWVVPWLTSPVDFLDQVKEHLTWDSVVLGIVDVRTVKPDAILVADGVSGEALAKWSEGALVGDELFREAKKKGDASGEMGEGGVLPVGMHTTVQMLPGSLDGQVMWYLAVGRKDRAYDDAEVQVAGLLLQLMKVEFAHVAESEMGRLVLDGDNRLLLADPRSEVKFRQRPELLEQICEKLPAVIKQRWDVLDDDLMHDIVLDMEGVATWMRIRKGGVAGSGRGHLYIETRPVGEGDVPAVGVLEDERIAQAVAYLSDNFAKSPSLSEVAESVYTSPFHFHRLFSRQVGLSPKHYLLRMQLQIAKWMLRATRVPVGEVATAAGFSSHGHFTATFHRLVGVSPTHYRSEA
- a CDS encoding type II secretion system protein, which encodes MSRESRNGVWDGFTLIELLVVISIIALLIGILLPALGAARKTAMAVKCNSMLRQFNTGNYMYATDSDGWKVPTHAPWDTSNQLRWIINKSFSSYVASAADYKSTGSEGWTAEYFCPEATSAIEGDNYWDEPSIYFSYTMNASDWHWYNALGKMDEYPHSSGSWKGAFRMSSVKVPTEVIFMADGFSDAFVSPAEDRYVSETYHSWSSSKGAQLADQAKGSGTIGYRHPGNSANLAFLDGHNESMSVEVLAEDYKKYFYDIDQRKTAPDSIGRNVPHPRP
- a CDS encoding 2Fe-2S iron-sulfur cluster-binding protein, producing the protein MHMKASDHDHGPKTVKVKFLLEDPEGLTGDGGKEEVECKGAIGENILEIALENGINIEHACGGVCACSTCHIYLEEGENACNEPEDDELDRVEEAPGIQMNSRLSCQTVIESEEPIVVKIPAWNRNAVKEVPH
- a CDS encoding type II secretion system protein is translated as MFPRSVDYRNRFAFTLIELLVVISIIALLIGILLPALGAARSTAKSIKCSSMLKQFGLAVYLYANDFDDYVVPAWAAGATSAAETDPWWDNIPFAQYVANEVKDVNGWHAWTPEFFCPDASLAFERNSSGNLNGMPRSYSANSSDWVLYNQSWVTEPYAHSNLIRGMYRLSSLTTPTDVSHFADGLQDNYNFGAHRNYKGTDEHPENGWRYNGNIAFRHPSKSANSVFMDGHTESIKQDQMNGYESAGEQNEWTKYYIDGKYNKILPDPLNY
- a CDS encoding DUF7453 family protein codes for the protein MLINMRMKMAGLAMVAGVGMVSLANGSVFDTVVMSGEVGVGDKTYESFNRVDINNHGQIVFQTVMDDDNQSDDLKTYANYYVGADRNCAVIDSLVSGDVWEVGSYKYGYALASPMYRTQINDRGDIAYVKMLEPWPSHTIYEEERGDFELVRVGVGDVNQKEVLAKSGEATGGVMPDPFNQGAAAAHYYKFSAADYFELKESGLIGFSSGVSKQGEGDTEDLVALFTIQGGGVNEVFMEGKEGIGGPFWANIYDQYKFNVNGAGDAMFVHDSGVPGTYNGSLAFYDSATGMTTELTKGEALAPGHDDGSYYSSIGKIATGMLMNDNGVGVFEAYLKVDGKSSRQALYRLEEGEVTLIATSDFNFDDEGEEFGLVYSPDALNNRNEYLFRAWESMDKPFHQLYFGSDDGIEAVYRSGDLAVGFESEDYRYVGTAFDLIWRDQEQIQLNEQGVATFIVALDKEGVGGKTALYSRGIDGALDLIAHTGEEIEVMVDGQLVMKTIKAFDHDLFDLNDENVLAFGLEFMDGSSGLFTTMVPEPMSGVVLSVMGMCGLMRRRIG
- a CDS encoding NUDIX hydrolase, with the protein product MKRNGAKQMTVELPYKIATLCYMFDAEGRVLLLHRRRPPNQDLYSPPGGKLEKAVGESPTACALREIREEVGLVLKEDDLHLTGIVSEAGFDDRMHWLMFLYEVKGVVEVERTTFDEGTLDWVKSDEIEGLPIPSTDRDVIWPLFWQHRGGFFMAHINCYKGRTDWSLEQSIVVG